DNA sequence from the Arthrobacter jinronghuae genome:
TGGGTATCGGTTCGGCCCGCGGCGAGGACCGTGCAGTCAAGGCTGCCGAGCTGGCAATAGCTTCTCCTCTGCTCGAAGCCTCGATCGACGGCGCACACGGCGTGCTGCTCTCCATCCAGGGCGGTTCCGACCTCGGCCTGTTCGAGATCAACGAGGCTGCACGCCTGGTCCAGGAAGTTGCCCACCCCGAAGCCAACATCATCTTCGGCGCCGTCATTGACGACGCCCTGGGCGACGAAGCGCGGGTTACCGTTATTGCTGCAGGCTTCGACCAGGTGGATGTCACCTCGCAGCCGGCGCAGCACAAGCCTGCCGAGCCCGCCACGCCTCCTGCCTCGGCAGCGGCCGCCGGCGGCTTCGGGGCTGCTGCTCCGGCATCCGCAGGCCTGTCGGCGTGGTCCCAGCGGTCACAGCACCAGCACAGCGATGTCCCGGCCGACGCCGGCTTCGACATCGATCTTCCGGCAGTAGTGGAATCGGATCTGTCCACCGGCCGTCCGGACGACCTGGACGTGCCGGACTTCCTGAAGTAGGAAGACCGGCAGGCAGAACAGCAGAGCAAGAACAGCTGAGCATGACAGCGGGGTTGTCCCGGATGTTTTGGTGGCACCGCCAGGTTGGCGACAACCTGTGGGCGGGATTCACCAACACGTCCGCAGGCAACCTCGCTTTGCATGTGGGGGATGACCCGGATGCGGTCCTGAAGCGGCGTGCGGAACTCGAGGCCGTGATGGGCGTCCGCCCCGGCACCCTGCGCTTTATGAACCAGGTTCATTCAGCGGAGGTGGCAGAAGCAGCAGGCCCCGGCACCGGTGCTCCCACGGCGGACGGCCTGATCAGTGGCGACGGCGCAGCCCCGCTGGCGGTCATGGTTGCCGACTGCGTGCCGGTCCTGCTGGCCGGGGCCGGCCCCGACGGCAGACCCGTTACTGCCGCCGTGCATGCCGGCCGCCGTGGCCTGCTGGACAACATCCTGCCCGTTGCCGTCGACCGGATGCGCTCCGCCGGGGGAACCGGGCTCCGGGCCTGGATAGGTCCCTGCGTCTGCGGGCAGTGCTACGAGGTTCCGGCTGCCATGCAGGCCGAATCGGTTGCCCTGCTCCCGGCGACGGCCGCTGTGACCCGCAGCGGCACCCCCGCCCTAGATCTTCCCGCGGGCGCCCAGGCGCAGCTCGCAGGCCTGGGCGTCTCCGTGGAACGGGTCGGAGGCTGCACCCTGGAGAACGACCAGCTGTTTTCGCACCGCCGGGACCCCGCCACCGGGCGGTTCGCCGGCGTGATCTGGCAGCGTTCCTGATTCCGCCGCAGCGCATCGACGCCGGCCAGGCCGGGATAATGGAAAGACCATGACTTCAATATCCGAATATCCCTCCCGCACTGATGAGCTTCGGGACCGGCTGCAGCGCGTCCGGAACCGCATCCAGGCCGCCGGGCGCCCCGCCGGTGCCGACGAACCGCACCTGATTGTGGTCACCAAGTATTTCCCGGCCTCCGATGTCGACATCCTCGCCGGGCTGGGAGTCCGGGACGTGGGCGAAAACAAGGACCAGGAAGCCGCCGCGAAGGCCGCAGACCTGGCGCACCTGGATCTTGACTGGCACTTCATCGGCCAATTGCAGTCCAATAAGGCAAAGTCCGTGGTGCGCTACGCGGCCTCCGTCCACTCGGTGGACCGCCGCTCCCTGGTGACTGCCCTGGGCAAGGCGATGGCAGCAGAGCAGCGGCGCCGTGAATCCGAAGGACTGGCGGCCCGTGGGGACCTGTCCTGCTTCCTGCAGGTGGACCTGCGCGGCGATGCCGCACGGGCTGCGGATCCAGGCCGAGGGGGAGCGCAGCCGGAGGATCTGCCGCTTCTGGCCGAAGCAGTGGCCGGTACTCCCGGACTGCTCCTGTCCGGGGTGATGGCCGTTGCACCGCTCGGCGCGGATGCCGGTGACGCCTTCGCGCGCCTCCGGGAACTTTCGGCGCAGTTGCAGGCGCAGCACCCGGGGGCGCTGAGCATCTCCGCCGGCATGAGTTCCGACCTCGAGGCCGCCGTCGCCCACGGGGCGACACACCTGAGAATCGGATCCGATGTTCTGGGCCCGCGCCCGCCGGTACGGTAGCGTCAAAGTACGAACACCATACAGCCGCCGCGCAGCACCCTGCAGTACCGTGCAGTAACAGTACAGTAATGGGCAGCTAGGCGTTGAAGGATTAAGAGGAGCAACCATGGCTGGCGCAATGCGCAGGACAATGATCTACCTTGGGCTCGCCGACGGTGACGAGCACTACGAGTCCGAACAGCGGCACCTGCGGGAAGCCCCTGCCCGGGAGGAAGACTTTGCTCCCGTCCATGAGCCCGATGAGGAAGCGCCGGAGGCGGTTCCTGCCCCCGTCGTCCGCAATGCAGTGGAGGAGTACCGCGCACCCGTGACACCCATCAAGCGTGCCCCGTCGTCCCGCGAGGACGTATCTGGCCTTCGTCAGATCACCACCGTCCACCCCCGCTCCTACAACGACGCCAAGATCATCGGTGAGAGCTTCCGTGACGGCATCCCCGTCATCATGAACGTCACCGATATGGGAGAAGCGGACGCCAAGCGCCTCGTCGACTTCTCAGCGGGCCTCGTTTTCGGCCTGCGCGGTAGCATTGAGCGTGTCACCAACAAGGTCTTCCTGCTTTCGCCGTCCTACGTTGAGGTTTTGGGCGATGACAAGAAGATCAGCGAATCACAGTCCACTTTCTTCAACCAGAGCTGACCCAAGGCCCGCACCGACGGGCCGCGGGTGCTGCCACCGACTTCCGGAAATGAAACCCTGCGCGTGAATATCATTCTTCCCCTGGTGTACCTGGTGCTGGTGCTCTTCCAGCTCGCCCTCATCCTGCGGATCGTGTACGACGCCGTGCAGATGTTTGCCCGGCAGTGGCGGCCAAAGGGGCCGGCACTCGTGCTCGCTACCGGCGTCTACGGTGTTACCGACCCGCCCGTCCGGCTGTTCAGGCGCATCATCCCGCCGGTGCGGCTTGGGGGAGTGGCCCTGGACCTGGCTTTCCTG
Encoded proteins:
- a CDS encoding polyphenol oxidase family protein, with the protein product MTAGLSRMFWWHRQVGDNLWAGFTNTSAGNLALHVGDDPDAVLKRRAELEAVMGVRPGTLRFMNQVHSAEVAEAAGPGTGAPTADGLISGDGAAPLAVMVADCVPVLLAGAGPDGRPVTAAVHAGRRGLLDNILPVAVDRMRSAGGTGLRAWIGPCVCGQCYEVPAAMQAESVALLPATAAVTRSGTPALDLPAGAQAQLAGLGVSVERVGGCTLENDQLFSHRRDPATGRFAGVIWQRS
- a CDS encoding YggS family pyridoxal phosphate-dependent enzyme codes for the protein MTSISEYPSRTDELRDRLQRVRNRIQAAGRPAGADEPHLIVVTKYFPASDVDILAGLGVRDVGENKDQEAAAKAADLAHLDLDWHFIGQLQSNKAKSVVRYAASVHSVDRRSLVTALGKAMAAEQRRRESEGLAARGDLSCFLQVDLRGDAARAADPGRGGAQPEDLPLLAEAVAGTPGLLLSGVMAVAPLGADAGDAFARLRELSAQLQAQHPGALSISAGMSSDLEAAVAHGATHLRIGSDVLGPRPPVR
- a CDS encoding cell division protein SepF, which codes for MAGAMRRTMIYLGLADGDEHYESEQRHLREAPAREEDFAPVHEPDEEAPEAVPAPVVRNAVEEYRAPVTPIKRAPSSREDVSGLRQITTVHPRSYNDAKIIGESFRDGIPVIMNVTDMGEADAKRLVDFSAGLVFGLRGSIERVTNKVFLLSPSYVEVLGDDKKISESQSTFFNQS
- a CDS encoding YggT family protein, with protein sequence MNIILPLVYLVLVLFQLALILRIVYDAVQMFARQWRPKGPALVLATGVYGVTDPPVRLFRRIIPPVRLGGVALDLAFLVLFILVSILTQIVVSVAH